From the genome of Coffea eugenioides isolate CCC68of unplaced genomic scaffold, Ceug_1.0 ScVebR1_2084;HRSCAF=3048, whole genome shotgun sequence:
TTGGGCAGTATATATATCGTAAGCAAGTGTGATTCACTGAGCTACGATAATGAGGTGTGGCATTTTGGCCTCTCAACTTGCTATGGGTTTGTGACCAGTAAAATGAAATGAGATTTTTTAGGTTAGGTATGATTAAGTGACTTGCCAAGACACTTACCAAGGGCTTCCAAGATTTACTTATGAacataaaattcaaaataataaaaaaacttaattacataaagatgagaaaaagaaaaaagagagaggtaGGAGTAAGGACAAACAAAGTGTGATTTTCTTGCATCTATATAAGAAGAATGTGTGTTATTTATACGTACAAAACAAAGAGCGGCAAACTAAAAAATTCAAGAGGCATGGCGGACAAAGGAATTTTGAGGAAACGACATCGTTTGCTTCACTAGTATGCACTCTATGTCCAAAACACTTAGCCAAAATTTCAGAcactttttccctttctctttgTCTTTCTCACTTCCCCGAAGATGAACTCCTCTCTTTCAAGCTCGCACTACCAAATCCATCATGAACTGAAGTTTGCCATTGTCATCAATTTAGGCAACTTTATCAAGTTCGCACCACCAACATACCTAATTCAGCTGTTACACTGGCTTGGtggcaagaaataaaaaattagggCTTGAAAATTTGGGTGAAAGCTGGAGTTTAGAGCTTGAAGCTTGGGAAAAATGAGAAGTTAGGGATTGAAGGTATAGTTTGAGGTAATTTCAATATTATGTGTCTGATTTTGCAATGCATGGTATATATTTTTGTGGGTACGGCTAGTTGCACCTTCTCTGTTTCGTCAGATTTAGTTTTTAGGTTCAATCTTGTTAGTCTCTGATTTAAGCATCAACAAGTTTTGAATCCCTTCTGTTTCGTTCTTATAGATTTGTTGGATTTTCATGAATTGATTCTTTGTTAGTGATTTTTGGCTAGAATGCTGTGAATCTTGATTTGGGTTCTAGCAAAATTTGGTCAAATTCGTCAAGTCTCTTTGGAAGTGCTATTTCTTATAGCTGAGAATAATGAACGAGCTGGTCCATTTTGGCTTTTCATAAAATCTGAGTTATTTTTAAGAGGTGAACGCTTCAGTCTTGATTTGGTTTTTTGGTAAAAGTAAGAAAGATTGTTGCTTTTCATCCTTTTGTGGAGTTGAATATAAACGGTTGTTTTAAATGAAAACTTGCAGTTTACTTTTTCTCATCCCCTGTGTCTGCTACTTCCAAATGTACTTTTATGATTGCTGCTCCCAAAAGTTataaatttctttcatttttttttctttttcgctGGATCGGTTAAGTAATGGATAAGAAAAAGGGTGCTGCTCCCCTTGTTTGCCATGGTCATTCTCGTCAAGTTGTGGATTTGTTTTACAGCCCAATTACTCCAGATGGGTTCTTCCTCATCAGTGCGAGCAAGGGTAATTCCTTTTGCCAGAATTATTTAGACATATGAATTTGAACACTAGTTACCGGTATTAGTTGAGCAATCTAGCTTGTTGATACGAATTTTACTAGTTCATCATATTTGTGTGTACGCTTTAGCAGTCTAGTTTCCCCTGCTAGTTAATGGTTAggagaaatataatgaatggATTACTGCTTTGACGTTTGATGGTCCAACTATCCAAGCAAATGAGTATTCAAAAGCATTCCCAGTTAATTGCTACCAGaattaaaagaaaggaaacggATAGCACCGACCTAATCTCTTGCTTTTCCTTCATATTCACACTTACCCATTCTTGTAAATTGAGCATATCTTGTTCATTTGCAGCTTCCTGAGCTAACAAATTTGACCGACCATTAGGCTTTTGGGCATTCTGAAAGGATATGTACTTCAGTCTCAATATCCTTGCTCGAATCCTTGGCGAATTGAATTCTttggttttctttattttgtagAGTTGGGATTTAGGTTGGGCTTTAGCAGTAATTGCCATCGCTATGATCTCTTTATCGTTAGGTCCTGTTATTTTCATAACCAGGTTCAGTTTGTCTTTCACTTGCTCAGTATTCATGTCAAAGTCAGCTTATAGGCAGATGTAGCAGGGAGTTCACCATTCCAATTTGAAATTGTAGCTAATTGTAAAAAGTTACAGTAATCTTTCCAGAAAGAACCTTTTTGGCCATCTCTTTTTATTTGTCTATTTATCAAGTCCTTTGTCTTCCGTTGCACCTACACGACTTGTTCTAATTCTCATAACTACCTTtaagatttttttaatttaaaccTTTTGGTCCATGATATAACGGTCATTTGTACCAATTCGTACTTGAAACTAGCTACTGTTTCTAGCCATGAAATATACAGCCAGTCTGTTGCTATCATGAGTGTAAGTAATGTTTGAATGACTGTGTAAGCTCCTTTTTGTAATCTCCAGACCCCAAATACTTACTCGCAATCAATTTTCTTGATGTCTGATTACTTTTTTTCACTTGTTGGGGAGGTCTCTTTCTATTACATATTGGGCAGTATATATATCGTAAGCAAGTGTGATTCACTGAGCTACGATAATGAGGTGTGGCATTTTGGCCTCTCAACTTGCTATGGGTTTGTGACCAGTAAAATGAAATGAGATTTTTTAGGTTAGGTATGATTAAGTGACTTGCCAAGACACTTACCAAGGGCTTCCAAGATTTACTTATGAACATTTATCTTTGTATCTTTTTTATCATGTTCCTAGTGGTATACCAAGAAACATTTATCCTGGTCATTTGACATTTGAATACTCGACACTTGACCAAAAACTACTGTTAGGTTTCCATGAAAATGaatgttgattttgattttgatggtaCAGTATAGAACtccttttcaaaaaaataaaaaaataatgcaGAAGTAGGGATGGCGAGGTTTTGTTATAAAACCTGTTATCTGAAAGTATAAAGCAATATTGTCAAGAGATGGTTGTTATTGTATTTAGTTAAAAGGTTATTGGGTATAAGAGAATAGACTGTGGTTaattactagtttattttcaTGTCAGATTCCAATCCAATGTTGAGAAATGGAGAGATTGGTGATTGGATTGGAACCTTTCAAGGGCATAAAGGTGCAGTTTGGAGTTGTTGTTTGGATAAACCTGCTCTACATGCTGCATCTGCATCTGCTGATTTTAGTGCGTAAGTAGATGTTTCTGTTTCTCTTTGATTTATGGGATGCAAGTATCTTATCTAATGTGTTCTCATTAGGTAAtgattgcttttttttttcctgaaatTAGATTAAATCGTTTTCCTGACTCAAATAGTTTCAATTGAATAATTATTTGTATGAAAGCCTTTTTGACAGCAGAACAAAATCATCAGCATCCAACATGCTTATGTGATGCCTTATATTCTAGAATTGTGGTCGAGAGCTGTAGGGTTGGCAGCTTACATTTTCTGTTTATAAATGCTGACTGTTTTTTACAGGAAACTATGGGATGCATTAAGTGGGGATGAATTGCATTCATTTGAGCACAAACACATAGTTCGGGCATGCTCCTTTTCAGAGGTGACTGGTTGTTACTTGATGTCTTGAGGCAATTACGTTTCAAGCATTTTATATTGAGCTGACTATCATTCTGACCAATTCTTCTTTTGCTGTATACTAGCTGCTTGTTTGGGTTTGCCTTCCCTATTGCTGTAATGTTTTTGCTTGTGAAATTTCAGTTGCTGTTGTCCCTATGGGTGGCCAAATGTCCTTTTATGATTGCTGAAGGGAGCTAATTCTCTTTAAATGAAGGCTTTACAGATTTGGCTAGGGAACTTGCAATCATGCACTCACCGTATAATTGCTTAAAAACTGGCATTTGTCCTTGTAACTTCCGTAAAATAGGGTACCTTATATATTCAAGGACCAAGTTAGGCATGAAAGATCTTTTTGGCATGTTGTTTTTGGTCATATCTGTTGCTCTCTCAGATTGAGTCAATCAAGGCAAGATATTTATTTACGGATAATAACTTAACAAGCACTATATCATACACATATGTGCAATTccatttaacataaattatggTCTCTCAAATAAGCTATGGACCAAGTCAATGAAAGAAACCCAGAAGAGGCATAACCATtccataataataataacaacaatcTAAACAAAACGATTGCTCAGTATTCATGTCAAAGTCAGCTTATAGGCAGAGTAGGCAGATGTAGCAGGGAGTTCACCATTCCAATTTGAAATTGCTGCTAATTGTAAAAAGTTACAGTAATCTTTCCAGAAAGAACCTTTTTGGCCATctctttttatttgtttatttatcaaGTCCTTTGTCTTTAGTTGCACCTACACGACTTGTTCTAATTCTCATAACTACCTTtaagatttttttaatttaaaccTTTTGGTCCATGATATCACGGTCATTTGTACCAATTCGTACTTGAAACTAGCTACTGTTTCTAGCCATGAAATATACAGCCAGTCTGTTGCTATCATGAGTGTAAGTAACGTTTGAATGACTGTGTAAGCTCCTTTTTGTAATCTCCAGACCCCAAATACTTACTCGCAATCAATTTTCTTGATGTCTGATTACTTTTTTTCACTTGTTGGGGAGGTCTCTTTCTATTACATATTGGGCAGTATATATATCGTAAGCAAGTGTGATTCACTGAGCTACGATATTGAGGTGTGGCATTTTGGCCTCTCAACTTGCTATGGGTTTGTGACCAGTAAAATGAAATGATATTTTTTAGGTCAGGTATGATTATGTGACTTGCCAAGACACTTACCAAGGGCTTCCAAGATTTACTTGTGAACATTTATCTTTGTATCTTTTTTATCATGTTCCTAGTGGTATACCAAGAAACATTTATCCTGGTCATTTGACAATAATGATTTTCTCTTTGGCAACCTTCCAGATCAATATACATTTCTCATTATCTGCTGCAAATCTCTTCTCTCTTCTTGCTCCCTCATTGGTTCTTTCATCTTCCAAGGAGATGCCACGTAGAGAGAGTTAAAGGATAAGTCTCGGAAGATTTCTTCATCAGAGAAGGCCTGTACTGGTTGGGAAGATGAATACGATGTTTCATCCAAGCAGGTAAACAAATTCCGACCTTGTTACTATAAATTTGTCTTCAAAACAGCTATCATGCTGGTTatctgtttttgttttcttgtttgctTAAAGGATTTGGTGATATTGGTATAAGTGATATGACCAGTACATGAAGTAGAACATCAGTTATTTGATGACTATCAGAAGTCCTGTGATTGTTAGATGGTTGTGTGAGTAAGTAATAGATTGGAGTTGCTTCTGATTATCGAATTTGGGATGGACCATAGCTAGCACTAAGAGTACATCTGTGGATCTGTGCTAGGAACCACACTTAGCAACAATCAgtaaatttccaaaattacctattttttGAGGAACTCCTTATGTATTTTCACAAGTGGATATTTATGCCGTATTGGCTAATTGAGATTACTTCATTGTGACAACCAAAGAGTTTGTGGACAGAACTCAAGTAAAATCACTTCAACTATGGAGCAATGCAAACTCACCCAATATGATCTAACCTTGTCCACTGACAAAAGTACTTGCTGTTCCAGGCCTCGAAGTCAATTACTTTGATAATAAAAAAGTTAGATGTTCTCATAATGTGATTTGAACAAGTTTTTTAATAAAGAAGATATCCAATATCACAATATAATGCTTGTGAATCATTTAAAATGGCATGTAGATGGTATGAAACTCAATTCATTGTCAGTTTCTAGTCCTTATAATCTAAACTTCTTGTTAACTTCTTGTACTTAGATAATACACAACTTTTTAACTGTTTCTTGTACTTAGATAACTTGTGTAAGGTTGTAATAGCATATTTTTTTACTAAAGTCTATTCTAAtgcatataatattttattctCAATGCAGTCCAGTTTGATATTGATCACGAGGAGATTGTTGGATATGATGATAGAGATGGTTGAAGTCTGACATTGGTGGTGCAATCTTTGCTTTAGTTTAGAAAGCTAGTACTCTATTTTTTGGGAAGGATGCATATTGGCCATTAGTGCTTGAATTGATTATGTGGGTTTTGGGACACAACATTTCTGGTTAACTTCTATTTTGATGAATTCACAAATGTTTATGGCCATATATATGAATTTGTAGCTTCATTCTACATGAATTTTGCCCTTTGTCAAATTGAATGTTCTACTATAATTTGTTGAAATTGCTATGACAATGCTATATTCATAATGGTTAATTTCAACTCTTCAAAACAAAGCTTAGTGACAACCTTCGGAGGCTGTCACTAATGAGAAATtatctaatgacaaaaaaaagttgtcacaaaatagaaaataaaaactccttgtcacaacagagactgtcactaaatctaagctacatttgtgacgacaattgttgtcagtaaaatagttatataca
Proteins encoded in this window:
- the LOC113756216 gene encoding serine-threonine kinase receptor-associated protein-like; the encoded protein is MDKKKGAAPLVCHGHSRQVVDLFYSPITPDGFFLISASKDSNPMLRNGEIGDWIGTFQGHKGAVWSCCLDKPALHAASASADFSAKLWDALSGDELHSFEHKHIVRACSFSELLLSLWVAKCPFMIAEGS